In Cellulomonas sp. Y8, the genomic stretch CGGCGGCGCCGACCGCCGGCCGGGCTGGGTCACCTACGTCGTCCTCGGCGCGTTCCTGCTGATCTCCGCCTACCCGCTCTACTACACCTTCCTGCTGTCGTCCTCGACGTCGGCGGACGTGGCGCAGAACCCGGTGCCCTCGCTCATCCCGGGCGGCGAGTTCTTCACCAACCTGCAGCGCGTCTTCGACGCCGACATCGACCTGGTGAAGGCGACCGGCAACTCGCTGGTCGTCGCCGTGATCACCAGCCTGTCCGTGGTGTTCTTCTCGACGCTCGCGGGCTACTCGTTCTCCAAGCTCCGGTTCCGCGGCCGCGGCCCGCTGCTGGTGTTCGTCATCGCGACGATGGCCGTGCCGACCCAGCTCGGCGTCGTCCCGCTCTACATCGTCATGCGCGAGCTCGGCCTGACGGGCAACCTGCTCGCGGTGATCCTGCCGGCGATGGTGACCGCGTTCGGCGTGTTCTGGATGACCCAGTACCTCGACTCCGCGCTCCCCTACGAGCTCATCGAGGCCGCCCGCGTCGACGGCGCGTCCATGTTCCGCACGTTCTGGTCGGTGGCCCTGCCCGCGGCCCGGCCGGCGGCGGCGATGCTGGCGCTGTTCACCTTCATCACGTCGT encodes the following:
- a CDS encoding carbohydrate ABC transporter permease; translation: MSAPSVPVIAQTAGKGAARAAQRKRNKTNGGADRRPGWVTYVVLGAFLLISAYPLYYTFLLSSSTSADVAQNPVPSLIPGGEFFTNLQRVFDADIDLVKATGNSLVVAVITSLSVVFFSTLAGYSFSKLRFRGRGPLLVFVIATMAVPTQLGVVPLYIVMRELGLTGNLLAVILPAMVTAFGVFWMTQYLDSALPYELIEAARVDGASMFRTFWSVALPAARPAAAMLALFTFITSWTNFFWPSIVLGNQNPTLPVALKLLQAGFFQDLPLIMAGVVLSIIPLLLLFVVAGRQLVAGIMAGAVKG